A genomic region of Salinibacter pepae contains the following coding sequences:
- a CDS encoding alpha/beta fold hydrolase, translating to MPYDTVDDTRLHYTERGRGAPLLFVHGLGSSSRDWAAQVEDFAKRYRVLRVDLRGHGRSERGEGPYSIAQFAREVAVLLRKHAHGPAHVVGLSMGGMVALELAASAPRLLRSLVVVNSVADMRLHSWRDVWFYVSRRLAVQALGMRRVGRLLARQLFVKPDQGALRRTLVERWAGTDKQAYLWSMDAIMQWSVADRLHRIDTPTLLVSSDEDYTPVAEKRQMRAQMPRAELAVVHDARHALPVERPEAFNAVVDDFLRRVEGR from the coding sequence ATGCCCTACGACACCGTCGACGACACGCGTCTGCACTACACCGAGCGGGGGCGGGGCGCCCCCCTCCTCTTCGTGCACGGCCTGGGGTCGAGCAGCCGCGACTGGGCCGCGCAGGTCGAGGACTTCGCCAAGCGCTACCGTGTGCTTCGGGTCGACCTCCGGGGGCACGGGCGCTCCGAGCGGGGCGAAGGCCCGTATTCCATTGCGCAGTTTGCGAGGGAGGTGGCTGTGCTCTTGCGCAAGCATGCGCACGGACCGGCGCACGTGGTGGGCCTGTCCATGGGGGGCATGGTCGCCCTTGAGTTGGCTGCGAGTGCCCCGCGGCTTCTCCGCAGTCTTGTCGTCGTCAACAGCGTGGCCGACATGCGGCTCCACTCGTGGCGCGACGTATGGTTTTACGTCTCGCGCCGGCTGGCGGTGCAGGCCCTCGGCATGCGGCGGGTTGGGCGGCTGCTCGCCCGCCAGCTGTTTGTGAAGCCGGATCAGGGGGCCCTCCGGCGCACGCTCGTCGAACGCTGGGCCGGAACCGACAAGCAGGCCTATCTCTGGTCGATGGATGCGATCATGCAGTGGAGCGTGGCGGACCGCCTCCACCGCATCGACACGCCCACGCTGCTCGTGTCCTCGGACGAGGACTACACCCCGGTGGCAGAAAAGAGACAAATGAGGGCACAGATGCCCCGGGCCGAGCTTGCCGTCGTGCACGATGCCCGGCACGCGCTGCCGGTCGAGCGCCCAGAGGCGTTCAACGCAGTTGTGGACGACTTCCTGAGGCGAGTTGAAGGGCGGTAG
- a CDS encoding polyhydroxyalkanoate synthesis regulator DNA-binding domain-containing protein has protein sequence MARRIKRYDNRKLYDTETSEYVSLSDIAALVRQGNTVEVVDKATGEDITAQTLTQIILEEGRNGAPVIPPDLLHTLLRRSGEALDMGLDQIRSTVDGLVERSVGQLKRLVQSPRRRDLDALRRQLRHLEQRLSALLDDLDAPSASDSDAQRHPQEASGETPTAEPVQPPSRD, from the coding sequence ATGGCTCGACGGATCAAGCGCTACGACAACCGAAAGCTGTACGACACCGAAACGAGCGAGTACGTGTCGTTGAGCGACATCGCCGCGCTCGTACGGCAAGGCAACACCGTCGAGGTCGTGGATAAGGCGACCGGTGAAGACATTACAGCCCAGACGCTCACCCAGATCATCCTGGAAGAGGGAAGGAACGGCGCCCCCGTCATCCCGCCGGACCTGCTCCACACGTTGCTGCGTCGCAGTGGCGAGGCCCTCGACATGGGACTCGACCAGATCCGATCGACGGTCGACGGCCTGGTGGAACGCTCGGTGGGGCAACTGAAACGGCTCGTTCAGAGCCCCCGAAGGCGAGACCTCGACGCCCTCCGACGACAGCTGCGCCACCTGGAGCAGCGACTATCCGCTTTGCTGGACGACCTCGACGCCCCGTCCGCCTCGGATTCAGACGCCCAACGACATCCCCAAGAGGCTTCCGGGGAGACGCCCACCGCCGAGCCCGTTCAGCCGCCCTCTCGGGACTGA
- a CDS encoding phasin family protein, producing the protein MTTEPDAPDSENLQDELTERGREVWLAGLGALATVEEEGTKLFNRLVDRGQDFEEERQAKIEEATEKVREQSDEALAQLEEAGEETQSMLADSVKAALERFGVPTQTEVDDLAEKVDHLSRQVEALADRLGEAEEPSSDES; encoded by the coding sequence ATGACGACTGAACCCGACGCCCCCGACTCCGAAAACCTACAGGATGAACTTACCGAGCGCGGCCGCGAGGTGTGGCTGGCTGGCCTTGGGGCCCTAGCTACGGTCGAAGAGGAAGGCACGAAGCTCTTCAATCGCCTCGTGGACCGGGGACAGGACTTTGAGGAGGAGCGCCAGGCCAAGATTGAAGAGGCGACCGAGAAGGTCCGCGAGCAGAGCGACGAGGCCCTCGCCCAACTCGAAGAGGCCGGGGAGGAAACGCAGTCGATGCTCGCCGACTCTGTAAAGGCCGCCCTGGAGCGCTTCGGCGTTCCCACCCAGACGGAAGTCGACGACCTGGCAGAAAAAGTAGACCACCTGTCCAGACAGGTCGAGGCGCTTGCCGACCGCCTCGGGGAGGCGGAAGAGCCTTCCTCGGACGAATCGTAG